Proteins from one Calditrichota bacterium genomic window:
- a CDS encoding DUF2914 domain-containing protein — protein sequence MKKILDETTTTLKAFYEDKKQYQPIIAFFAGFTWDSFTLTRIDLLLDNLIMFSYILLAGVFIYLVNLVEENIIENKWLLKYKDWYPNLVQFFFGGLFSGYVVYYFQSASITKNWLFLLFLILLLVSNEFVKDRLGNLTFQIIFYYLATFSFFIFYLPVLFETMNAFIFLLSGLVSSGFIAGLVYLLYKQLYDKMQAKLKNQLITLGSIYLIFNMLYFTNLIPPVPLSLKEAGIYHYVNRVGDGYKLRFEEGSWYEPFKDSDDDFRYAPGDTVFCFASVFAPTNLNTRIYHHWQMYNEKEDEWITTDRTNYKINGGRDGGYRGYTQKRNIQAGLWRIDVETDREQLLGRVSFEIEKVDQKVGLKEIIK from the coding sequence ATGAAGAAAATACTTGACGAAACAACCACGACCTTAAAGGCCTTTTACGAAGACAAAAAACAATACCAGCCGATTATCGCATTTTTTGCCGGTTTTACCTGGGACAGTTTTACTCTTACGCGCATTGATTTACTTTTGGATAACCTGATTATGTTTTCCTATATCCTGTTGGCAGGAGTTTTTATTTACCTGGTGAACCTGGTTGAAGAAAATATCATAGAAAATAAATGGCTTTTAAAATATAAGGATTGGTATCCAAACCTGGTTCAATTTTTCTTTGGCGGTTTGTTTAGTGGTTATGTGGTTTACTATTTTCAGAGCGCATCAATCACAAAAAATTGGCTTTTTCTACTTTTTTTAATTTTGCTTTTGGTGAGCAATGAGTTTGTTAAAGACAGGCTTGGCAATCTCACTTTTCAAATAATATTTTACTATTTGGCAACATTTTCATTTTTTATTTTTTACCTGCCAGTTCTTTTTGAAACCATGAATGCTTTCATTTTTTTACTTAGCGGATTGGTCAGTTCAGGGTTTATTGCCGGATTGGTTTATCTTTTGTATAAACAGCTGTACGATAAAATGCAGGCCAAACTTAAGAATCAGCTAATAACGCTGGGTTCCATTTACCTGATTTTTAATATGCTGTATTTTACAAACCTGATTCCGCCGGTTCCGCTTTCTTTAAAAGAAGCCGGCATCTATCATTATGTAAACCGGGTTGGCGATGGTTATAAGCTGCGTTTTGAGGAAGGCAGCTGGTATGAGCCATTTAAAGACTCCGATGATGATTTCCGATACGCGCCCGGAGATACGGTTTTCTGTTTTGCCTCGGTTTTTGCTCCTACAAATCTTAATACGAGAATCTACCATCACTGGCAAATGTATAATGAAAAAGAAGATGAGTGGATTACAACAGATCGTACAAATTATAAAATAAACGGCGGGCGCGATGGCGGTTATCGCGGTTATACTCAAAAACGCAACATACAAGCCGGTTTATGGCGTATTGATGTTGAAACAGATCGTGAGCAGCTTTTGGGGCGGGTCTCTTTTGAAATTGAAAAGGTTGATCAGAAGGTAGGGCTGAAGGAAATTATTAAGTAG
- a CDS encoding HAD hydrolase-like protein — MKKLLLFDIDGTLITGRGIPKKVALNVIQKHFPNFKNGNEVRFNGMTDPLIVQQVLASNNHKIELDDPIINIILDDFLCELKKHVTPQTPPDILPGVENLLKTCSLDNAIFMGLVTGNMMHGAKIKLNAAGLDSYFSLGAFGSDHWNRNELPPIAISRADKYFGKTFLAEDTWIIGDSPKDVECAKANGLKCLAVLTGKIDKQVMLKAGADFVMQDLGNLEEFFSIIKNS; from the coding sequence ATGAAAAAACTTCTTCTATTTGATATTGACGGCACGCTTATCACCGGGCGCGGTATACCTAAAAAAGTTGCCCTTAATGTAATCCAAAAGCATTTCCCAAACTTTAAAAATGGAAACGAGGTACGCTTTAACGGAATGACTGATCCGTTGATTGTTCAACAGGTTTTAGCGTCTAATAATCATAAAATTGAGCTCGATGATCCGATTATAAATATCATTTTGGACGACTTCCTTTGCGAGTTAAAAAAACATGTTACTCCACAAACTCCTCCTGATATTTTGCCTGGTGTTGAAAATCTGTTGAAAACCTGTAGCCTGGATAATGCTATTTTTATGGGCCTTGTTACAGGAAACATGATGCACGGCGCTAAAATTAAATTAAATGCTGCCGGATTGGATAGCTATTTTTCACTTGGTGCGTTTGGCAGCGATCATTGGAACCGAAATGAATTACCACCCATCGCCATTTCTCGGGCTGATAAATATTTTGGTAAAACATTCTTAGCTGAGGATACCTGGATTATTGGTGATAGCCCAAAAGATGTGGAATGTGCCAAAGCAAATGGTTTAAAATGTTTGGCCGTTTTAACGGGAAAAATTGATAAGCAGGTTATGCTAAAAGCGGGAGCAGATTTTGTGATGCAAGACTTGGGTAATTTGGAGGAGTTCTTTTCGATTATTAAAAACTCTTAA
- the era gene encoding GTPase Era, with translation MKNTILNQSINTKHKAGYAAIFGLPNSGKSTLLNALLDIRLAIISARPQTTRRNVLGILNEENLQCIFVDTPGLVKPKYELHKKMVKQIEEALSDADLLLMMVDCTQKKHPVEIDLKALKTSAHRSILILNKIDLIEKSKILPLIELYQKWYSFDSIVPISATNREGVDELKTEIEKNLPLSPPFYDKDAITDQPERFFVSELIREQIFRSYHEEIPYSSEVMIKEFKERSKGKDYIEAVIFVERDSQKGILIGAKGAKLKEVGAKARNVIEQFLGRKIYLELRVKVNPAWRRSESKLKQMGY, from the coding sequence ATAAAGAACACAATTTTGAACCAATCCATAAACACAAAACACAAAGCAGGTTATGCTGCAATATTCGGTTTACCAAACTCAGGTAAATCCACTTTATTAAATGCCTTGCTCGATATTCGGCTGGCAATTATTTCTGCACGTCCACAAACTACACGGCGTAATGTACTGGGCATTTTAAATGAGGAAAATCTTCAATGCATTTTTGTGGATACGCCCGGTTTGGTAAAACCAAAATATGAGCTTCATAAAAAAATGGTAAAGCAAATTGAAGAGGCTTTGAGTGATGCAGATTTGCTGCTTATGATGGTTGACTGCACACAAAAAAAACATCCTGTGGAGATTGATCTAAAAGCATTAAAAACATCGGCACATCGTTCCATTTTAATTCTTAATAAAATCGATCTTATAGAAAAATCTAAAATATTGCCATTGATTGAGCTCTATCAAAAATGGTATTCTTTTGATTCGATTGTTCCCATTTCTGCGACAAACAGAGAGGGAGTTGATGAACTGAAAACTGAAATCGAAAAAAACTTGCCATTGAGCCCTCCATTTTATGATAAGGATGCCATTACAGATCAACCGGAACGCTTTTTTGTTAGTGAGCTGATCCGGGAGCAAATCTTTCGGTCATATCATGAAGAAATTCCTTATTCTTCAGAGGTAATGATCAAGGAATTTAAGGAGCGAAGTAAAGGCAAAGATTATATCGAGGCAGTTATTTTTGTTGAACGTGATTCGCAGAAGGGCATTTTAATTGGCGCAAAAGGGGCAAAGTTAAAAGAGGTTGGTGCAAAAGCCCGCAATGTTATTGAACAGTTTTTGGGCAGAAAGATTTACCTGGAACTACGTGTTAAAGTTAATCCGGCCTGGCGGCGGAGCGAAAGTAAGCTGAAGCAAATGGGATATTAA
- a CDS encoding site-2 protease family protein, translated as MYSKRRAEIAEPVIRGRLKLDKWARMYGFLVYKQDINKLTDDEIRGIQEELLSKGLYSQAEFSKKKYYLRILSSDHKPGKNQVFVPILLLFVTILTTTITGVQLGEKDPFSSWENFSYGFNYSFALLSILFCHEMGHYLFARFYGLNVTLPYFLPIYFPFIVNFGTLGAFIRLKEQIPNKKALFDIGVAGPIAGFVVSLIFLIIGFHQIPNEEAMWEFIGSLHPIATDTTGALTFGSNILFDFIAEKTGRSYLPMSEVYHFPYIVAGWFGLLITALNLMPIGQLDGGHITHAMFGGKSARIAVAGFAALIALNIVLISQYNSWVYFLWPFLIILFIKFKHPPTLDESINIGVGRKLIGYISYIVFIICFSPMPIYFQ; from the coding sequence TTGTACTCAAAAAGACGTGCAGAAATTGCAGAACCGGTTATTCGCGGACGTTTAAAGCTTGATAAATGGGCGCGGATGTATGGATTTCTGGTTTACAAGCAAGACATAAATAAATTAACAGATGATGAAATACGTGGAATACAGGAAGAGCTGTTAAGTAAAGGACTTTATTCTCAGGCTGAATTTTCCAAGAAAAAATACTACCTCAGGATTCTTTCATCGGATCATAAACCTGGAAAGAACCAGGTATTCGTTCCCATATTGTTATTATTTGTTACCATTTTAACCACTACAATAACGGGTGTTCAACTTGGAGAAAAGGACCCGTTTTCTTCATGGGAAAACTTCAGTTACGGATTTAATTATTCTTTTGCTTTGCTTTCAATTTTGTTTTGCCATGAAATGGGGCATTATCTTTTCGCCCGTTTTTATGGGCTCAATGTAACACTTCCGTATTTCCTGCCCATCTATTTTCCATTTATAGTCAATTTTGGGACACTTGGCGCTTTTATCCGCCTAAAGGAGCAGATCCCGAATAAAAAAGCACTTTTTGATATTGGGGTTGCAGGACCCATTGCCGGTTTTGTTGTAAGTTTAATTTTTCTCATTATTGGTTTTCACCAAATCCCGAATGAAGAAGCAATGTGGGAGTTTATCGGATCATTGCATCCAATTGCCACCGATACAACGGGAGCCCTTACTTTTGGGAGCAACATTTTATTCGATTTTATTGCAGAAAAAACAGGCAGATCTTATTTGCCTATGAGTGAAGTGTATCATTTTCCATATATCGTTGCCGGATGGTTTGGGCTGCTTATTACTGCGCTTAATTTAATGCCGATTGGCCAGCTGGATGGCGGACACATTACCCATGCAATGTTTGGCGGAAAATCAGCACGAATAGCAGTCGCCGGATTTGCTGCTCTTATTGCGTTAAATATTGTTTTGATTTCCCAATACAATTCATGGGTGTATTTTCTCTGGCCATTTTTAATTATTCTGTTTATAAAGTTTAAACATCCGCCAACTTTGGATGAATCGATTAACATTGGAGTTGGCCGAAAACTAATTGGCTATATTTCATACATAGTTTTTATAATTTGTTTTTCACCCATGCCCATTTATTTTCAATAG
- a CDS encoding protein-L-isoaspartate(D-aspartate) O-methyltransferase, translated as MFFVFSCTSKNRETMAEDQFTQLRSEMVKRQILARGVKDTLVINAMKTVPRHKFVPEEDQAAAYNDEARSIGKGQTISQPYIVAFMTDELRIKPGDRVLEIGTGSGYQASILAQIADTVYSMEIIEELAESAQKTITSLGYENIIIKQGDGYLGWPEQAPFDAIMVTAAPSTIPPRLLEQLKVGGRMILPVGKYVQELVVISKNNGGHTMDSVLPVRFVPMTGKIQEEEEQENQD; from the coding sequence ATGTTTTTTGTATTTTCCTGTACCAGCAAAAACAGGGAAACAATGGCAGAAGATCAATTTACACAACTACGAAGTGAGATGGTGAAGCGCCAGATTTTAGCACGCGGTGTAAAAGACACGTTAGTAATTAATGCCATGAAAACTGTTCCAAGACATAAATTTGTACCGGAAGAAGATCAAGCCGCAGCCTATAATGATGAAGCCAGATCAATTGGAAAAGGACAGACGATAAGCCAGCCCTATATTGTGGCTTTTATGACAGATGAGTTACGCATTAAACCTGGTGACCGGGTTTTAGAAATTGGAACAGGCTCTGGTTATCAGGCTTCAATACTTGCCCAAATTGCGGATACAGTTTACTCGATGGAAATTATAGAAGAGCTTGCTGAAAGTGCACAAAAAACAATCACGAGCCTGGGGTATGAAAATATAATTATCAAACAGGGCGATGGCTATCTTGGTTGGCCTGAACAAGCCCCATTTGATGCGATTATGGTTACGGCTGCTCCATCAACAATACCGCCTCGTTTGCTTGAACAGCTAAAAGTTGGTGGCAGAATGATTTTGCCGGTTGGAAAATATGTTCAGGAATTAGTTGTAATTAGCAAAAATAACGGTGGCCACACAATGGACAGTGTTTTACCGGTTCGGTTTGTTCCGATGACAGGAAAAATTCAGGAAGAAGAAGAACAGGAAAACCAGGATTAA
- a CDS encoding histone deacetylase, which produces MNTIGYISDPIFLEHNPGEFHPERADRLRAIESHLKKSGIWTRLSHFSPPPATKNQLCLAHNKNLVEYNLAQNGIENFVIDGDTILSEQSISAALKAVGAGIHAVDLVFKEKSHSRIFTAVRPPGHHAEKNRSMGFCIFNNIAIAAAYAIEKKYIKSALIIDWDVHHGNGTQDIFYNRDDVFYLSLHQSPLFPGTGFSNETGADEGVGYTLNIPLDSSQDDGTYCKILSDALSKIGKVFSPDLVFISAGFDAHVSDPIGGMNVSSDGFAQMTKIITAFANDHCDGKIISMLEGGYDLNGLAESVTEHLMVLNQ; this is translated from the coding sequence ATGAACACAATTGGCTATATTTCGGATCCCATTTTTCTTGAACACAATCCGGGAGAGTTTCACCCGGAAAGAGCCGACCGATTACGGGCCATTGAATCTCATTTAAAAAAATCAGGAATTTGGACCCGGCTTTCACACTTCTCACCACCTCCGGCAACTAAAAATCAACTTTGTCTTGCCCATAACAAAAATCTGGTAGAATACAATCTTGCCCAAAACGGTATAGAAAATTTTGTTATTGATGGTGACACCATCTTAAGTGAACAATCAATAAGCGCGGCTTTAAAAGCTGTTGGTGCCGGCATACACGCCGTGGATTTAGTTTTTAAGGAAAAGAGTCATTCCAGAATTTTTACCGCCGTTCGCCCACCAGGCCATCATGCAGAGAAAAACCGATCTATGGGATTTTGCATTTTTAATAACATTGCCATTGCCGCCGCTTATGCCATTGAAAAAAAGTATATTAAAAGTGCCTTGATTATTGATTGGGATGTTCACCACGGAAACGGGACACAGGATATTTTTTATAATCGTGATGATGTGTTTTACTTGAGTTTGCATCAGTCTCCACTTTTTCCCGGGACAGGGTTTTCGAATGAAACAGGAGCTGATGAAGGTGTAGGTTACACGCTCAATATTCCTTTAGATTCCAGCCAGGATGATGGGACGTATTGTAAAATTCTTTCGGACGCGTTATCTAAAATTGGAAAAGTTTTTTCGCCGGATTTAGTTTTTATTTCAGCAGGATTTGATGCGCATGTTTCAGATCCAATCGGCGGCATGAATGTTAGCAGTGATGGGTTTGCACAAATGACAAAGATAATAACCGCGTTTGCAAATGATCATTGTGATGGGAAAATTATTTCAATGCTGGAAGGTGGATATGATTTAAATGGCCTTGCAGAAAGCGTGACCGAACATTTAATGGTTTTAAACCAATAA
- a CDS encoding GAF domain-containing protein, whose amino-acid sequence MDEHKLSISELEKQFNRKSVEMKSIQQIGRALSSELRIERLLMLVIQEVNNLMDSERGTFYIVDKEKGELWSKVAQDAEILEIRLKIGVGIAGHVAKTGDVINIPDAYKDDRFNPAIDKKTGFKTRSILCMPIFEASKDAEKEKNIIGVLQILNKREGVFEEEDEELLASMASQIAIAINNSNLYSKLEKKVNELDLLFDIERELNKAYDLNELLNILIEKITETIVVEAALITLRDRKTNEYSKRVVKNIDSEKANSLHFSGNTGIVGKVVQSGELYFSNDVKNDKLFSEEFSKKLGVDIKHLVCVPLKINDEVIGILEVYNKSTENDYFSSADIRLLSSLSGQISRAIETFQLKEEKIKADRLSSIGNMMSTIVHDLRTPMGNIYGFVDLLQDEDDAETRKEYSEIITQQIKFLTNMTTDVLDFAKGKSSILPVKCAVNKILEEFQKFFEGDVKKKGFEFETACNTASMIYVDPEKIQRIFMNIMKNGLEAMEPGGKFSITANKEKNDVVFLLSDTGAGIPDEIKQTLFDSFVTSGKKGGTGLGLAIVKKLIEEQKGRIEVESEVNKGTTFKIYFPRLS is encoded by the coding sequence ATGGACGAACATAAATTATCGATTTCTGAACTAGAAAAGCAATTCAATAGAAAATCCGTTGAGATGAAATCCATCCAGCAAATTGGGCGGGCTTTAAGTTCTGAATTAAGGATTGAACGTTTACTTATGCTGGTAATCCAGGAAGTTAACAACTTGATGGATTCTGAGCGGGGGACATTTTATATCGTTGACAAGGAAAAAGGCGAACTTTGGTCCAAAGTAGCACAAGACGCAGAAATATTGGAAATCCGCCTGAAAATTGGAGTTGGCATTGCAGGCCATGTGGCTAAAACCGGAGATGTTATTAACATTCCAGATGCTTATAAAGACGATCGGTTTAACCCGGCGATTGATAAGAAAACAGGTTTTAAAACAAGATCGATTTTGTGCATGCCTATTTTTGAGGCATCAAAAGATGCAGAAAAAGAAAAAAATATTATTGGTGTACTTCAGATATTAAACAAACGTGAAGGTGTTTTTGAAGAAGAAGACGAGGAATTGCTAGCAAGTATGGCTTCTCAAATTGCTATCGCCATCAATAATTCAAATTTATATTCCAAGCTTGAAAAGAAAGTAAATGAACTGGACTTGCTTTTTGATATTGAACGAGAGTTAAATAAAGCCTATGACCTGAACGAACTACTCAATATCTTAATTGAAAAAATTACAGAGACCATTGTTGTAGAAGCAGCGCTGATAACCTTACGCGACCGCAAAACAAATGAATACTCTAAACGCGTTGTTAAAAATATAGACTCAGAAAAAGCCAACAGCCTTCATTTTTCCGGAAATACAGGTATTGTTGGAAAGGTTGTTCAAAGTGGCGAACTCTATTTTTCAAACGATGTTAAGAATGATAAGCTTTTTAGTGAAGAGTTTTCAAAAAAATTAGGTGTTGATATTAAACATTTGGTATGTGTTCCTTTAAAGATTAATGATGAAGTTATCGGTATTTTAGAGGTTTACAACAAATCAACTGAAAATGATTATTTTAGCTCGGCGGACATTCGTCTTCTTTCATCACTTAGCGGCCAGATTTCCCGCGCCATTGAAACATTTCAGTTAAAAGAAGAAAAAATCAAAGCAGACCGTTTGTCTTCCATAGGAAATATGATGAGTACAATAGTGCATGATTTACGCACACCGATGGGTAACATTTATGGCTTCGTTGATCTGCTGCAGGATGAAGATGATGCTGAAACACGTAAAGAATATTCTGAAATCATAACTCAGCAAATTAAGTTTTTAACGAACATGACCACCGATGTATTGGACTTTGCAAAAGGAAAATCCAGTATTTTGCCAGTCAAATGCGCAGTTAATAAAATACTTGAAGAGTTTCAGAAATTTTTTGAAGGCGATGTTAAGAAAAAAGGATTTGAGTTTGAAACAGCCTGTAATACTGCAAGTATGATTTATGTTGACCCGGAAAAAATACAGCGCATTTTTATGAATATTATGAAAAATGGACTTGAAGCCATGGAGCCTGGTGGAAAATTTTCTATTACGGCCAATAAAGAAAAAAACGACGTTGTGTTCCTTCTTTCCGATACAGGTGCGGGTATTCCGGACGAGATTAAACAAACTTTGTTTGATTCTTTTGTAACAAGCGGTAAAAAAGGCGGAACAGGTCTTGGTTTGGCTATTGTAAAGAAACTTATTGAAGAACAAAAGGGTCGCATTGAAGTTGAGTCTGAGGTAAATAAGGGCACTACATTCAAAATCTATTTTCCAAGATTAAGTTAA
- a CDS encoding STAS domain-containing protein, with protein sequence MKIKEKIENHVAILTLSGKMMGGPETQEVHEHIKGLISDGIKKVVIDLGDVKWMNSSGMGVLMASMTTLKNSDGKLALARVTEKVQSLLIITQLIKVFDSYETVERAVSNIE encoded by the coding sequence ATGAAGATTAAAGAAAAAATCGAGAATCATGTAGCGATACTTACTTTGTCCGGTAAAATGATGGGTGGCCCCGAGACACAAGAAGTGCATGAACATATAAAAGGATTGATTTCTGATGGAATCAAAAAAGTAGTTATCGATCTTGGGGACGTTAAATGGATGAACAGTTCCGGGATGGGCGTTTTAATGGCCAGTATGACAACCTTAAAAAATTCGGATGGAAAGCTTGCCTTGGCACGGGTTACAGAAAAAGTACAAAGTTTACTTATAATAACTCAGCTCATAAAAGTTTTTGATAGCTATGAAACGGTTGAGCGGGCAGTATCGAATATAGAATAA
- a CDS encoding methyltransferase domain-containing protein, which produces MNYYVQNHIHIFFIIEDFIYLGISGFSNQSKTFTHFTYPMLKSFIKKLLWPPHLWKAFTAKKRRKKVARSAEDPQLKLYDKILNTGFLHYGYFDDPKKSAGDISLNDIRHAQIRYAELILDQISNIKDDILDVGCGMGGLIGLLLEKNIPTTGVTPDRVQVNYISEKYPQATLIHAKFQKMPVSEYEQFFSTIVHSESLQYMGLNKAIEKVLTLLKPGGRWIVVDYFRTDEAHEKSGHYWNDFVQKLEDNNLEIVYKQDITANIRPTLDYIYMWGNEIGKPIFEFIVAKLERKHPGKHYLLEETIAALDHKIEDNLDIVNPDIFTKDKNYILVSIERKAG; this is translated from the coding sequence TTGAATTATTATGTCCAGAACCATATTCATATTTTTTTTATTATTGAAGATTTTATTTATCTTGGCATATCTGGTTTTTCTAATCAATCCAAAACCTTTACTCATTTTACCTATCCTATGTTGAAATCATTTATAAAAAAACTTTTGTGGCCTCCCCATTTATGGAAGGCTTTCACAGCGAAAAAAAGAAGAAAAAAAGTAGCCCGCTCTGCTGAAGACCCACAACTTAAACTGTATGATAAAATTCTCAATACAGGATTTTTACATTACGGTTATTTCGATGACCCAAAGAAGTCAGCCGGAGATATTTCACTGAATGATATTCGCCATGCACAAATCCGCTACGCTGAATTGATTCTGGATCAGATTTCAAATATCAAAGATGATATATTAGATGTGGGTTGCGGAATGGGCGGACTGATTGGACTCCTTCTCGAAAAAAACATACCAACAACCGGTGTTACTCCAGATCGCGTTCAGGTTAACTACATCTCTGAAAAATATCCTCAAGCCACATTGATTCATGCAAAATTTCAGAAGATGCCGGTTTCAGAGTACGAACAATTTTTCAGCACGATTGTTCACTCGGAGTCTTTGCAATATATGGGGCTTAATAAAGCGATTGAAAAGGTTCTTACGCTATTAAAACCTGGTGGCCGCTGGATTGTGGTAGATTATTTTCGAACTGATGAAGCTCATGAGAAATCTGGCCACTACTGGAATGATTTTGTACAAAAGCTTGAAGACAATAATCTTGAGATTGTATACAAACAAGACATTACTGCAAATATCCGGCCGACCCTGGATTATATTTATATGTGGGGTAATGAAATAGGAAAGCCTATTTTTGAGTTCATTGTTGCAAAGCTTGAAAGAAAACATCCCGGGAAGCATTATTTACTAGAAGAAACAATCGCTGCACTTGATCACAAAATCGAAGATAATTTAGATATTGTAAATCCTGATATTTTTACAAAAGACAAAAATTATATCTTGGTGAGTATTGAACGAAAAGCCGGGTAA